The DNA window TTACTTCAGCCATCGATACCACATCCGTCGTCAGTCTGATTGAATCGCATAGTGGGGGTCGGTTTCGTCATTCTTTCACTGCTCCTTGCGTGAGGCCGCTGACGATGTAGCGCTGGAAGAACAGGCCGAACAGGATGCCCGGCAGGGCCGCTATCATCCCGCCCGCGGCGAGGTGCGCCCAGTCGATGAAGTCGTCCGCGACGAACAGGGAGACGCCTATCGGGAGCGTCTGTGAGACCTCCGAGGACGTGAGAACGAGCGCGAAGACGAACTCGTTCCACGAGAAGATGAAGGCCAGGATGGCCGTCGCCGCGATGCCCGGCTTCGCCACCGGGAGGATGACCTTGAAGAAGCCCTCCCACGTCGAACAGCCGTCGACTTGGGCCTGCTCGTCCAGCGAGCGCGGCACGCCGTCGAAGTAGTTCTTCATTATCCACACCGCGAAGGGGAGGTTGAAGAACGTGTACGTCAGGATGAGCGCCGCCTTCGTGTTGTAGAGGCTGCCCGTGAGCGCGCCGATGACCGGCGGGTTCGACATGATTTCGAAGAACGGGACGATGAGCGCGATGGGCGGAATCATCCGCGCGGCGATGATGGACAGCAACAGCGCCTTGTTGCCGAGGAAATCGTAGCGGGAGAACGTGTATCCCGAGAGCGTCCCCAGCGTGACGCAGATGAGCGTCGTCGTCCCGGCGACGATGAGGCTGTTCAGCGTGTAGGTGCCGAACGGCCGGTTCTGGAAGATTTCGACGTAGTTCGAGAGCGTCGGGTCGTGCGGGTAGAACGTGATGGGGAACGAGAGCGTCTCCGAGGGCGCCTTGAAACTCGTGATGAGGATGTAGTATATCGGGAACCACACCACCACGACGTACAGGGCGAGCAGGCCGTACGCGACCATCCGGTCCCGGACCACGCTCGACCACTCGTCTTCCGTGTTCAGGTTCAAGCTACGACGAACTCTGCTCAGCGTGTCTGTTTTCGTACTCATGTTTCGTAGGGGGTCCCTCCGAAGACCTTGTAGAGGACCGCGACGACGGCGAACGTCACCGCGAGCATGACGACGCCGAGCGCGGCACCTTGGCCGGTATCACCGAACACCATCGCGGTGCGGTAGAGCCACGAGGCCCACACTTCGGTGGACTTTCCGGGGCCGCCGTGGGTCATCACCCACACGAGGTCGAGCGCCCGGATGTCGAAGATGATGCGGATGGTGAGCGCGACCAGAATCGACGGCTTGAGGAACGGGTAGGTGACGTTCCAGAACCGCGACCAGCGGCTCGCGCCGTCCACCTCGGCCGCGTCGTACAGCTGTTCGGGGACGTTCTGGAGTCCCGCGAGGAGGATGATGATGATGAAGGGCGTGAACACCCACACGTCGGCGATGATGAGCGCCATCATCGCCAGCGTGCCGTCCGAGAGGAACGGAATCTGTTCCGAGATGACGCCGCCGCCGACGAGGACACCGTTAATCGCGCCGTACTGCGTCTGGAACATCCAGCGCCACATCAGGCCGCTCATGACGTAGGGGAGAATCCACGGCACGATGACCGCCGTGCGAATCCACCCGCGCCCCTTCAGGTCCTTGTTGAGCAGCATGGCGATGCCGAGGCCCAACAGGAACGAGATGGTGACGCTACAGCCGACGTAGACGAGGGTGTGTTTCGTGAACTGTACGAGGTCCGGGTTGAGCGCCCCGACGGTGCCGTTCTCGAAGATGAGCGAGGCGAAGTTATCC is part of the Haladaptatus paucihalophilus DX253 genome and encodes:
- a CDS encoding carbohydrate ABC transporter permease; the encoded protein is MSTKTDTLSRVRRSLNLNTEDEWSSVVRDRMVAYGLLALYVVVVWFPIYYILITSFKAPSETLSFPITFYPHDPTLSNYVEIFQNRPFGTYTLNSLIVAGTTTLICVTLGTLSGYTFSRYDFLGNKALLLSIIAARMIPPIALIVPFFEIMSNPPVIGALTGSLYNTKAALILTYTFFNLPFAVWIMKNYFDGVPRSLDEQAQVDGCSTWEGFFKVILPVAKPGIAATAILAFIFSWNEFVFALVLTSSEVSQTLPIGVSLFVADDFIDWAHLAAGGMIAALPGILFGLFFQRYIVSGLTQGAVKE
- a CDS encoding carbohydrate ABC transporter permease, with product MAENTRSLRRRLDRLFIPLTVGPTVLWIAGVILYPTLQLLWSSLFYTNPITQEKQFVGLDNFASLIFENGTVGALNPDLVQFTKHTLVYVGCSVTISFLLGLGIAMLLNKDLKGRGWIRTAVIVPWILPYVMSGLMWRWMFQTQYGAINGVLVGGGVISEQIPFLSDGTLAMMALIIADVWVFTPFIIIILLAGLQNVPEQLYDAAEVDGASRWSRFWNVTYPFLKPSILVALTIRIIFDIRALDLVWVMTHGGPGKSTEVWASWLYRTAMVFGDTGQGAALGVVMLAVTFAVVAVLYKVFGGTPYET